From Vitis vinifera cultivar Pinot Noir 40024 chromosome 14, ASM3070453v1, a single genomic window includes:
- the LOC104881504 gene encoding uncharacterized protein LOC104881504, whose protein sequence is MVEIVVSVAEKVSEYLVGPVVRQLGYLFNYSTNIEDLSQKVEKLRGARARLQHSVDEAIRNGHKIEDDVCKWMTRADGFIQKDCKFLEDEEARKSCFNGLCPNLKSRYQLSREASKKAGVSVQILGDGQFEKVAYRAPLQGIRCRPSEALESRMLTLNEVMEALRDAKINKIGVWGLGGVGKTTLVKQVAEQAAQEKLFDKVVTAAVLETPDLKKIQGELADLLGMKFEEESEQGRAARLYQRMNEEKTILIILDDIWAKLDLEKIGIPSPDHHKGCKLVLTSRNEHILSNEMDTQKDFRVQPLQEDETWILFKNTAGSIENPELQPIAVDVAKECAGLPLAIVTVATALKGEKSVSIWEDARLQLKSQTSTNVTGLTTNVYSSLKLSYEHLKGVEVKSFFLLCGLISQNYIHIWDLLKYGVGLRLFQGTNTLEEAKNRIDTLVGNLKSSNLLLETGHNAVVRMHDLVRSTARKIASDQHHVFTLQNTTVRVEGWPRIDELQKVTWVSLHDCDIHELPEGLVCPKLELFGCYDVNTNSAVQIPNKFFEEMKQLKVIHLSRMQLPSLPLSLHCLTNLRTLCLDGCKVGDIVIIAKLKKLEILSLKDSDMEQLPREIAQLTHLRPLDLSGSSKLKVIPSDVISSLSQLENLCMANSFTQWEGEGKSNACLAELKHLSHLTSLDIQIRDAKLLPKDIVFDNLVRYRIFVGDVWRWRENFETNKTLKLNKFDTSLHLVHGIIKLLKRTEDLHLRELCGGTNVLSKLDGEGFLKLKHLNVESSPEIQYIVNSMDLTPSHGAFPVMETLSLNHLINLQEVCRGQFPAGSFGCLRKVEVKDCDGLKFLFSLSVARGLSQLEEIKVTRCKSMVEMVSQGRKEIKEDAVNVTLFPELRYLTLEDLPKLSNFCFEENPVLPKPASTIVGPSTPPPNQPEIRDGQLLLSLGGNLRSLKLKNCKSLLKLFPPSLLQNLEELIVENCGQLEHVFDLEELNVDDGHVELLSKLEELFLIGLPKLRHICNCGSSRNHFPSSMAAAPVGNIIFPKLFRISQGSLPTLTSFVSPGYHSLQRLHHADLDTPFPVLFDERVAFPSLNSLAIWGLDNVKKIWPNQIPQDSFSKLEDVRVVSCGQLLNIFPSCMLKRLQSLQTLMVDYCSSLEAVFDVEGTNVNVDLEELNVDDGHVELLPKLEELTLIGLPKLRHICNCGSSRNHFPSSMASAPVGNIIFPKLSDITLESLPNLTSFVSPVYHSLQRLHHADLDTPFPVLFDERVAFPSLNSLTIWGLDNVKKIWPNQIPQDSFSKLEFVRVLSCGQLLNIFPSCMLKRLQSLERLSVRACSSLEAVFDVERTNVNVNVDRGSLGNTFVFPKITSLSLLNLPQLRSFYPGAHTSQWPLLKQLRVGDCHKLNVFAFETPTFQQRHGEGNLDMPLFLLPHVAFPNLEELELGLNRDTEIRPEQFPVDSFPRLRVLDVYDYRDILVVIPSFMLQRLHNLEVLKVGRCSSVEEVFQLEGLDEENQAKSLGRLREIELDDLPGLTHLWKENSKLGLDLQGLESLVVRHCVSLINLVPSSISFQNLATLDVQSCGSLRSLISPSVAKSLVKLKTLKIRRSNMMEEVVANEGGEATDEITFYKLQHMELLYLPNLTSFSSGGYIFSFPSLEQMLVKECPKMKMFSSSLVTTLRLERIKVGYDEWPCQDDLNTTIHNSFINAHGNVEAEIVELGAGSAL, encoded by the exons atggtagaaattgTTGTTTCGGTTGCAGAAAAAGTTTCAGAGTACCTGGTTGGTCCAGTTGTACGTCAGCTGGGTTATCTGTTTAACTACAGTACCAACATTGAGGATCTCTCTCAAAAGGTTGAGAAGCTGAGGGGTGCCAGGGCTAGGCTGCAGCACTCTGTGGATGAAGCTATTAGGAATGGACATAAAATCGAGGATGATGTTTGCAAGTGGATGACACGTGCTGATGGGTTCATACAAAAGGATTGCAAATTCCTTGAAGATGAGGAGGCGCGGAAGAGTTGTTTCAATGGGTTGTGTCCTAATTTGAAGTCCCGGTACCAGCTAAGCAGGGAAGCAAGTAAGAAGGCAGGGGTTTCTGTTCAAATCCTTGGAGATGGCCAATTTGAGAAGGTAGCATATCGTGCCCCTCTGCAAGGGATAAGGTGCAGACCTTCCGAAGCTTTAGAATCAAGAATGTTGACTTTGAATGAAGTCATGGAGGCCTTAAGGGATGCCAAGATCAACAAGATCGGGGTATGGGGGTTGGGCGGTGTTGGGAAGACCACGCTGGTGAAACAAGTGGCTGAACAAGCTGCTCAAGAGAAGTTATTCGACAAGGTGGTCACGGCAGCTGTGTTAGAGACTCcagacttaaaaaaaattcaaggggAACTTGCAGACCTTCTAGGTATGAAATTTGAGGAGGAGAGTGAACAGGGAAGAGCAGCTCGACTATATCAGAGGATGAACGAGGAGAAGACCATCCTCATCATCTTGGATGATATTTGGGCGAAACTTGACTTGGAGAAAATAGGAATTCCTTCTCCAGATCACCACAAAGGATGCAAATTAGTGCTAACTTCTAGAAATGAACACATCTTGTCCAATGAGATGGATACTCAAAAGGATTTTCGAGTTCAACCTTTGCAAGAAGATGAAACATGGATTTTATTTAAGAACACAGCTGGTTCCATTGAAAATCCAGAGTTGCAACCTATAGCTGTTGATGTAGCAAAAGAATGCGCGGGTTTGCCACTTGCAATAGTAACTGTGGCAACGGCATTGAAAGGCGAGAAGAGTGTGTCCATTTGGGAGGATGCCCGGCTACAACTGAAATCGCAAACCTCGACTAACGTAACAGGACTGACAACAAATGTATACTCAAGTCTGAAGTTGAGCTACGAACACTTGAAGGGAGTTGAAGTGAAGTCATTTTTCTTGCTTTGTggtttaatttctcaaaattatattcatatatgGGACTTGTTGAAATATGGCGTGGGTCTGCGATTATTTCAAGGAACTAATACATTGGAAGAGGCGAAAAATAGAATAGATACATTGGTTGGCAACCTCAAATCCTCAAATTTGTTACTAGAAACTGGCCATAATGCAGTTGTTAGAATGCATGATCTTGTTCGGAGTACTGCCAGAAAAATTGCATCCGATCAACATCATGTGTTTACACTCCAGAATACTACTGTAAGAGTGGAAGGATGGCCAAGGATAGATGAACTCCAGAAGGTCACCTGGGTAAGTCTGCATGACTGTGATATTCATGAACTTCCAGAAGGGCTGGTATGTCCAAAACTTGAACTTTTTGGATGTTATGATGTAAACACCAATTCGGCAGTGCAAAtcccaaacaaattttttgaagAGATGAAGCAACTCAAAGTAATACATTTATCTCGAATGCAACTTCCATCTCTGCCCTTATCACTTCACTGCCTTACAAATCTTCGAACATTGTGTTTGGATGGATGCAAGGTGGGAGACATTGTTATAATTGCAAAGctaaagaaattagaaattcttAGCCTTAAGGATTCTGATATGGAACAGTTGCCCAGAGAAATAGCACAGTTGACTCATCTAAGGCCGTTAGATTTGAGCGGTTCTTCGAAACTGAAAGTAATTCCATCAGATGTCATATCAAGCTTGTCCCAATTAGAGAATTTGTGTATGGCAAATAGCTTTACTCAATGGGAGGGGGAAGGAAAGAGTAATGCTTGCCTCGCTGAGTTGAAGCATTTGTCTCATTTAACCTCTTTGGACATACAAATACGAGATGCCAAGTTGCTGCCAAAAGACATAGTCTTTGATAACTTGGTGAGATATAGAATATTTGTAGGTGATGTCTGGCGCtggagagaaaattttgaaactaatAAAACATTGAAGCTCAACAAGTTCGATACAAGCCTCCATCTGGTGCATGGTATCATCAAGTTGTTGAAGAGAACCGAAGATCTACACTTGCGTGAATTGTGTGGTGGTACTAATGTTCTTTCCAAATTAGATGGGGagggttttttaaaattaaagcatcTCAATGTCGAAAGCAGTCCAGAGATTCAATATATTGTGAACTCGATGGATCTGACTCCATCACATGGTGCCTTTCCTGTTATGGAGACCTTGTCTCTCAATCACCTGATTAACTTGCAAGAAGTATGCCGTGGCCAATTTCCAGCAGGGTCCTTTGGTTGCTTGAGAAAAGTGGAAGTGAAAGATTGCGATGGCTTGAAATTTCTCTTCTCGTTGTCTGTGGCTAGAGGCCTTTCCCAACTTGAAGAAATAAAAGTAACTAGATGCAAGAGTATGGTTGAGATGGTTTCccaaggaaggaaagaaataaaagaagatgCTGTTAATGTGACTTTGTTCCCTGAATTGAGATACTTGACGTTAGAGGACTTACCCAAGCTCAGTAATTTCTGCTTTGAGGAGAACCCGGTGCTTCCGAAGCCTGCAAGCACAATTGTTGGTCCTAGTACACCACCTCCCAACCAACCG GAGATTAGGGATGGCCAACTTCTGCTTTCCTTGGGCGGCAACCTCCGGTCTCTCAAGTTGAAGAATTGCAAGTCACTATTGAAGCTATTCCCACCCAGTTTGTTACAGAATTTGGAAGAACTAATAGTGGAAAACTGTGGTCAGCTGGAACACGTATTTGATCTTGAAGAGCTAAATGTTGATGATGGGCATGTTGAGCTCCTCTCTAAATTAGAAGAACTGTTTTTGATTGGTTTACCAAAGTTGAGGCATATATGCAACTGCGGCAGCTCCAGAAATCATTTCCCTTCTTCTATGGCTGCTGCTCCTGTAGGCAATATCATCTTCCCTAAATTATTCCGTATTTCACAGGGATCTTTGCCCACCCTCACAAGCTTCGTCTCCCCTGGATATCATTCCCTTCAAAGGCTTCACCATGCAGACCTTGATACCCCCTTCCCGGTGCTCTTTGATGAAAGG GTTGCATTTCCTAGCTTGAATTCCTTAGCGATCTGGGGACTGgataatgtgaaaaaaatatggcCCAACCAAATTCCTCAAGATTCGTTCTCCAAACTAGAAGATGTGAGAGTAGTATCATGTGGACAATTGTTGAATATTTTTCCATCTTGTATGCTGAAAAGGTTACAGAGTCTACAGACGCTGATGGTAGACTATTGTAGTTCATTAGAAGCGGTTTTTGATGTGGAAGGGACAAATGTGAATGTGGATCTTGAAGAGCTAAATGTTGATGATGGGCATGTTGAGCTCCTCCCTAAATTAGAAGAACTGACGTTGATTGGTCTACCAAAGTTGAGGCATATATGCAACTGTGGCAGCTCCAGAAATCATTTCCCTTCTTCCATGGCTTCTGCTCCTGTAGGCAATATCATATTCCCTAAATTAAGCGATATTACACTGGAATCTTTGCCCAACCTCACAAGCTTCGTCTCCCCTGTATATCATTCCCTCCAAAGGCTTCACCATGCAGACCTTGATACCCCCTTCCCTGTGCTCTTTGATGAAAGG GTTGCATTTCCTAGCTTGAATTCCTTAACGATCTGGGGACTGgataatgtgaaaaaaatatggcCCAACCAAATTCCTCAAGATTCCTTCTCCAAACTAGAATTTGTGAGAGTATTATCATGTGGACAATTGTTGAATATTTTTCCATCTTGTATGCTGAAAAGGTTACAGAGTCTAGAGAGACTGTCCGTACGTGCTTGTAGTTCATTAGAAGCGGTTTTTGATGTGGAAAGGACAAATGTGAATGTGAATGTGGATCGTGGTTCATTAGGGAATACGTTTGTATTCCCTAAAAtaacttctctctctctcctcaaTCTACCTCAACTCAGGAGTTTCTACCCGGGGGCACATACTTCACAGTGGCCATTGTTGAAACAACTGAGAGTGGGGGATTGTCATAAACTCAATGTATTTGCATTCGAAACTCCAACATTCCAACAAAGACATGGTGAGGGAAATCTTGATATGCCCCTTTTCTTGCTCCCACAT GTTGCATTCCCAAATTTGGAGGAATTAGAATTGGGTCTCAACAGAGATACAGAAATACGGCCAGAGCAATTTCCAGTGGATTCCTTTCCCAGACTAAGAGTTCTGGATGTATATGACTATAGAGATATTTTGGTTGTGATTCCTTCCTTTATGCTTCAAAGGTTACATAATCTGGAAGTACTTAAGGTAGGAAGATGTAGTTCAGTCGAAGAGGTATTCCAACTTGAAGGACTTGACGAGGAAAATCAAGCCAAGAGCCTTGGACGGTTAAGAGAAATAGAGTTGGATGATCTTCCTGGGCTGACACATTTGTGGAAGGAAAACTCCAAACTAGGCCTTGACTTGCAGGGTCTAGAGAGTCTTGTAGTACGGCACTGTGTCAGTTTGATAAATTTGGTACCATCCTCGATATCTTTCCAGAATCTAGCTACTCTAGATGTGCAGTCTTGTGGTAGTCTGAGAAGTTTGATATCACCCTCGGTAGCTAAAAGTCTGGTAAAACTCAAAACACTCAAAATACGTAGATCAAATATGATGGAAGAAGTAGTTGCCAACGAAGGAGGGGAAGCAACAGATGAGATTACTTTCTACAAATTACAACACATGGAGCTTCTGTATTTGCCAAACCTCACAAGCTTCAGTTCAGGTGGTTATATATTCTCATTCCCATCCTTGGAGCAGATGCTGGTGAAAGAATGCCCCAAGATGAAAATGTTCTCTTCAAGCCTCGTAACTACACTAAGGCTAGAAAGAATAAAAGTGGGATATGATGAGTGGCCTTGTCAGGATGATCTGAATACCACCATCCATAATTCGTTTATAAATGCACATG GTAATGTTGAGGCTGAGATTGTGGAATTGGGAGCTGGTTCAGCATTATGA